Proteins encoded by one window of Antechinus flavipes isolate AdamAnt ecotype Samford, QLD, Australia chromosome 4, AdamAnt_v2, whole genome shotgun sequence:
- the SMARCD2 gene encoding SWI/SNF-related matrix-associated actin-dependent regulator of chromatin subfamily D member 2: MSGRGAGGFPLPPLSPGGGAVAAALGAPPPPAGPGMLSGAALRGPGPAGGAGGPGAAAFRPIGPAGPAAQYQRPGMSPGSRMPMGGLQVGPPAGTPFGTASPLRPGMPSAMMDPFRKRLLVPQPQPPMPTQRRGLKRRKMADKVLPQRIRELVPESQAYMDLLAFERKLDQTIARKRMEIQEAIKKPLTQKRKLRIYISNTFSPSKAEGEGAGASGATVGAPGSVPAGDKVASWELRVEGKLLDDPSKQKRKFSSFFKSLVIELDKELYGPDNHLVEWHRLPTTQETDGFQVKRPGDLNVKCTLLLMLDHQPPQYKLDPRLARLLGVHTQTRAAIMQALWLYIKHNQLQDGHEHEYINCNRYFRQIFSCGRLRFSEIPMKLAGLLQHPDPIVINHVISVDPNDQKKTACYDIDVEVDDPLKAQMSNFLASTTNQQEIASLDVKIHETIESINQLKTQRDFMLSFSTDPQDFIQEWLRSQRRDLKIITDVIGNPEEERRAAFYHQPWAQEAVGRHIFAKVQQRRQELEQVLGIRLT, translated from the exons ATGTCTGGCCGCGGCGCGGGGGGGTTCCCGCTGCCCCCGCTAAGCCCCGGCGGGGGGGCGGTGGCGGCGGCCTTGGGGGCCCCTCCGCCTCCCGCCGGGCCCGGGATGTTGTCCGGAGCGGCATTAAGGGGCCCGGGGCCTGCTGGAGGCGCGGGAGGACCCGGGGCCGCAGCCTTTCGCCCCATCGGGCCCGCGGGACCAGCGGCGCAGTACCAG CGCCCTGGTATGTCGCCAGGAAGCAGGATGCCTATGGGTGGTCTACAAGTGGGACCTCCGGCTGGCACTCCCTTTGGCACAGCTTCTCCACTTCGGCCTGGGATGCCATCTGCTATGATGGACCCATTCCGGAAACGTCTGCTTGTGCCACAGCCTCAGCCTCCAATGCCCACCCAGCGCCGAGG gctgaagagaagaaaaatggcagatAAGGTTCTACCTCAGCGA ATCCGGGAGCTAGTCCCAGAGTCTCAGGCATACATGGACCTCTTGGCCTTTGAGCGTAAACTAGACCAAACAATTGCTCGTAAACGAATGGAGATCCAGGAGGCCATCAAGAAACCATTGACG caaAAACGAAAGCTTCGAATCTACATTTCTAACACCTTTAGCCCCAGCAAGGCAGAAGGTGAAGGGGCAGGAGCTTCGGGGGCCACAGTGGGAGCCCCAGGGTCAGTTCCAGCAGGGGACAAAGTAGCCTCCTGGGAACTTCGAGTGGAGGGGAAGCTACTGGATGAT CCCAGCAAACAGAAGAGgaagttttcttcattttttaagagtCTGGTCATTGAGCTAGACAAGGAGCTTTATGGACCTGATAACCATCTGGTGGAG tGGCACCGTTTGCCTACAACCCAAGAGACAGATGGCTTCCAAGTGAAACGCCCTGGGGACCTTAATGTTAAGTGTACCCTCCTGCTTATGTTGGATCATCAG CCACCCCAGTACAAGCTGGACCCTCGGTTGGCTCGGCTGCTTGGTGTGCACACCCAGACCCGGGCTGCCATCATGCAGGCTTTGTGGCTATACATTAAGCACAACCAGTTGCAAGATGGGCACGAGCATGAATACATCAACTGTAACCGCTACTTTCGCCAG ATTTTTAGCTGTGGGCGTCTTCGTTTCTCTGAGATACCCATGAAACTGGCTGGGCTACTACAGCATCCAGACCCCATTGTCATCAATCATGTCATCAG TGTGGACCCCAATGACCAGAAGAAGACGGCTTGTTATGATATTGATGTTGAGGTAGATGATCCACTCAAGGCACAGATGAGCAACTTTCTAGCTTCCACCACCAACCAACAGGAGATTGCATCCCTGGATGTTAAG ATCCATGAAACCATTGAGTCCATCAACCAACTGAAGACTCAGAGGGATTTCATGCTCAGTTTCAGCACTGACCCACAGGACTTCATTCAGGAATGGCTGCGTTCTCAGCGACGAGATCTCAAG ATCATCACAGACGTGATAGGTAACCCAGAGGAAGAAAGGCGAGCTGCCTTCTACCATCAGCCCTGGGCTCAGGAAGCTGTAGGGAGGCACATTTTTGCCAAG GTGCAGCAGCGCAGGCAGGAACTGGAACAGGTGCTAGGAATCCGCCTGACCTAG